TTATTACTTTAAAAAGTATTCTAAAATAATTTCATAAAGTCTGATATAAAAAATATATAAAAATATTTTTTGACAATATTAATTAGGATATAAAATTAATTTTATGTGTTTAGAAAAAATAAAAGAATATTTAGTATCAAAAATGAATATAAATCACATTGCAATTTATAATGATAGTAAATCTCATAAATATGCTAATAATGCTCTCACACATCTAAAAATAGTAATTATTAGCGATAATTTTATTAATATGAAAACAATTAATAGACATCGTTTAATTTTTAAAAAATTATATGAAATACATAAAGAAAACATATATTCAATTACATTATATACTTATACTTTAAATGAATGGAAATATAAAAAAAATAAAAACAATTATTCTATAAAATGTTTTCAAAAAAAATAATAAAAAACTATTATAAAAATAAATAACTTTAAGACAATCAATTTTTAAAGACAAAATATATCAACAAATATTATCATTTAACAAAATATTTAAAATAATTTATTCAATTTAAAATCTATTAAAATTTTATAAAATATCTCAATAAAATAAAAAATATCTAAGAT
This region of Buchnera aphidicola (Aphis craccivora) genomic DNA includes:
- a CDS encoding BolA family protein, whose product is MCLEKIKEYLVSKMNINHIAIYNDSKSHKYANNALTHLKIVIISDNFINMKTINRHRLIFKKLYEIHKENIYSITLYTYTLNEWKYKKNKNNYSIKCFQKK